One segment of Chloroflexota bacterium DNA contains the following:
- a CDS encoding tetratricopeptide repeat-containing protein encodes KQTLQIHREIGDRRGEGNALGNLGLAYAALGDPRRAIAFYEQALEIAREIGDRRGEGADLGNLGPA; translated from the coding sequence ACAAGCAGACGCTGCAAATCCACCGCGAGATCGGGGACCGCCGCGGGGAAGGCAACGCCCTCGGCAACCTGGGGCTGGCCTACGCCGCCCTGGGGGACCCCCGCCGCGCCATCGCGTTCTACGAGCAGGCCCTGGAGATCGCCCGCGAGATCGGGGACCGCCGCGGGGAAGGGGCGGACCTCGGCAACCTGGGGCCGGCCTAA
- a CDS encoding tetratricopeptide repeat protein yields the protein MGDPRRAIGFYEQALEIDREIGDRRGEGNACWNMGLAYEKLGDYARAAELMQVCVDYERAIGHPDAEKHAAYLAEVRAKAGR from the coding sequence CTGGGGGACCCCCGCCGCGCCATCGGGTTCTACGAGCAAGCCCTGGAGATCGACCGCGAGATCGGGGACCGGCGCGGGGAAGGCAACGCGTGCTGGAACATGGGCCTGGCCTACGAGAAACTGGGCGACTACGCCCGCGCCGCGGAGTTGATGCAGGTGTGCGTGGACTACGAGCGGGCCATCGGCCATCCCGACGCGGAGAAGCACGCCGCGTATCTGGCAGAGGTGCGCGCGAAGGCGGGGCGGTAG